A genomic region of Solanum dulcamara chromosome 2, daSolDulc1.2, whole genome shotgun sequence contains the following coding sequences:
- the LOC129876560 gene encoding heavy metal-associated isoprenylated plant protein 39-like isoform X3, translated as MKFILKLDLGDDREKRKALKIVASLPGIDEITMNMKGKTLTIIGTVDPVTVVRKLRKFWAAEIMLVGPKEELKKEEPKKEGEEKKEETKKEEEKKPMLPIGMVMPYRPYYPPPPMHTYYQVHHSIEENPNACVIL; from the exons ATG AAATTTATCCTGAAATTGGATTTGGGAGATGACAGAGAAAAAAGGAAGGCCTTGAAGATAGTGGCTTCTCTTCCAG GGATTGATGAAATTACAATGAATATGAAAGGTAAGACGTTAACCATTATAGGAACAGTTGATCCGGTGACCGTAGTGAGAAAATTGCGCAAATTTTGGGCAGCAGAGATAATGTTAGTAGGACCAAAAGAGGAACTAAAGAAAGAGGAGCCTAAAAAGGaaggagaagaaaagaaagaagaaacaaaaaaggaagaagagaagaagccAATGTTACCAATAGGCATGGTAATGCCATATAGGCCTTATTATCCTCCTCCTCCTATGCACACATATTACCAAGTTCATCATAGCATTGAAGAAAATCCTAATGCATGTGTCATtctctaa
- the LOC129876560 gene encoding heavy metal-associated isoprenylated plant protein 39-like isoform X2 produces the protein MKKFILKLDLGDDREKRKALKIVASLPGIDEITMNMKGKTLTIIGTVDPVTVVRKLRKFWAAEIMLVGPKEELKKEEPKKEGEEKKEETKKEEEKKPMLPIGMVMPYRPYYPPPPMHTYYQVHHSIEENPNACVIL, from the exons ATGAAG AAATTTATCCTGAAATTGGATTTGGGAGATGACAGAGAAAAAAGGAAGGCCTTGAAGATAGTGGCTTCTCTTCCAG GGATTGATGAAATTACAATGAATATGAAAGGTAAGACGTTAACCATTATAGGAACAGTTGATCCGGTGACCGTAGTGAGAAAATTGCGCAAATTTTGGGCAGCAGAGATAATGTTAGTAGGACCAAAAGAGGAACTAAAGAAAGAGGAGCCTAAAAAGGaaggagaagaaaagaaagaagaaacaaaaaaggaagaagagaagaagccAATGTTACCAATAGGCATGGTAATGCCATATAGGCCTTATTATCCTCCTCCTCCTATGCACACATATTACCAAGTTCATCATAGCATTGAAGAAAATCCTAATGCATGTGTCATtctctaa
- the LOC129876560 gene encoding heavy metal-associated isoprenylated plant protein 39-like isoform X1 yields MLNRFFNINIKFELKLHVFLFTFGIRTKITEFTESKFILKLDLGDDREKRKALKIVASLPGIDEITMNMKGKTLTIIGTVDPVTVVRKLRKFWAAEIMLVGPKEELKKEEPKKEGEEKKEETKKEEEKKPMLPIGMVMPYRPYYPPPPMHTYYQVHHSIEENPNACVIL; encoded by the exons atgttaaatagattttttaatataaatattaaatttgaattaaaattacATGTTTTCCTTTTTACTTTTGGAATACGTACCAAAATTACTGAATTTACCGAATCG AAATTTATCCTGAAATTGGATTTGGGAGATGACAGAGAAAAAAGGAAGGCCTTGAAGATAGTGGCTTCTCTTCCAG GGATTGATGAAATTACAATGAATATGAAAGGTAAGACGTTAACCATTATAGGAACAGTTGATCCGGTGACCGTAGTGAGAAAATTGCGCAAATTTTGGGCAGCAGAGATAATGTTAGTAGGACCAAAAGAGGAACTAAAGAAAGAGGAGCCTAAAAAGGaaggagaagaaaagaaagaagaaacaaaaaaggaagaagagaagaagccAATGTTACCAATAGGCATGGTAATGCCATATAGGCCTTATTATCCTCCTCCTCCTATGCACACATATTACCAAGTTCATCATAGCATTGAAGAAAATCCTAATGCATGTGTCATtctctaa